Part of the Lucilia cuprina isolate Lc7/37 chromosome 5, ASM2204524v1, whole genome shotgun sequence genome is shown below.
AAATAAAGTTCTTCTTATTCGGTTTAGGAGTTAATATGAGTCACTTATGTGTAGTTTCTTTAACAAACCCTAAATTATGCATATTATTTTAactctttaaataatttcttcgTTACAAATTTAATATGATTCTTATTACTTTGCAAccacaaataaatttacaaatctttctaatattttctttattttatgtttttaaatatttttttcttcattttaactTTTCATCAAAATCATTTGCAGTTCtaagttgtaaaataaattatactcCATTTCTATGACTCTCTTCTCTCTCCTAAAATGATGctacaattattttctttaatgaaaatccccacaaacatattaaagtaatatgtacatacatttgaaATACAGAaacgaaaatgaaataaaatgaataaacaaataaaaaaacaagccaAAATTGTAGGGAGAAAATGTAGTAAAAGCTGCAAATGACAGCTTAACAAAATatcattattaacattttagcagacatacaaacaaacaaacatcaaCAACACATTGCGTTGACAATTGCAAATTAGCCAAGACAACCACCAGTGAGCAAGTACCCAACATCATCATCTTTACCCATCTTGCTCATTATTCTCATTTAGACCTAACACTTTTAAAGTTACAAATACGTTTGCAAttgctacaaaaacaacaaatatgagAATATTTCATATTGCCACCCACTGGTTTAGTCTACTATTTGATGGATGTGGCAACAAAAACCATAGATACATCCTTCCAACAGATGATAGTTGGACATACAACTAGACATTCAAATGGCTTTGAAAGAGAttcattgaaaagtttttttcttcttatttttgacCAACCATTTTGCCGGTAATCATTTTCATTATCACCATAAAAAGCAAAACCAACTTGACTAAAAATAAGGGATGTGAGGTCTGATAGTCGTAAAGACCTTTAGtatgatattaaaatatatatttaattataataattggaAAAGGtactaaaatacatttatttaaaataacaaaaaactctttattcaaaaagaaaattgattatGAAACCgtagatataaaatttttgaaagaaaaaaattatcacataTGCCCTTTTGCCCTTATCAgcacaaatgtttatttaacattttatttttatttaaacaaaaaaactaaataaactaaagaactttttatatgtatgtgtataattttagtatataatgaaatgtttttatatgaaactaATTAAAATAGATGATAATGTTGAACGAAGGTTAATTTTTGTGTGCACTGTATAGCAGAtgtagtacttttttattttcattatttttataacatctGTAGTTCCTGGCAGCAGAAACTCCTGAgagtatttagttttaattaagtcatttttataatttcctgtattttccttaaataaccTTAACACAAgattaaataaatagtaataaaaactaaagtatagttttaggtaaatattaatttctggtgggtgttttaatttttttagtctgAACTTAAAAAGAAACGAAAACATTAGACAGATCATGAATCTAGTTAGATCATAAGTACAacaggaacagaactagaacagaacaaaaacagaacaaaaacgGAATTAGAacggaacagaactagaacagaattagtacagaactaaaacagaactacaacagaataagaacagaactagaacagaactaaaacagaactagaacagaactaaaacagaactaaaacagaaatagaacagaactagaacaaacctagaacagaactagaacagaactagaacagaactagaacagaactagaacaaaactagaacagaactagaacagaactagaacagaactagaacagaactagaactgaactagaacagaactagaacagaactagaacagaactagaacagaactagaagagaactagaacaaaactagaacagaactagaacagatctagaaccgaactaaaacagaactagaaccgaacttaaacagaacttgaacagaactagaacagaactagaaccgaactaaaacagaactagaacagaactagaagagaactagaacaaaactagaacagaactagaacaaatctGGAACAGAattagtacagaactagaacggatctggaacagaactagaacagaattagtacagaactagaacataacaagAACATATCTAgaacatctatctatctatctatctatctatctatctatctatctatctatctatctacctacctatctacatatctatctatctatctatctatctatctatctatctatctatctatctatctatctatctatctatctatctatctatctatctatctatctatctatctatctatctatctatctatctgtctatctatctatctatctatctatctatctatctatctatctatctatctatctatctattcatctaTCTATATCTAAATACATGTTCTAACCGATTTTTTTCGTTACTCTCTTTCCAGACGGGTTCCACCATTACCCCTGAAATGTTATTAACCACAGCAGAATCTTCAACATTTAGTGCCTCTGAGGTAGCTGGTCGCTTACAAGTCGATGTACGCTCCGGACTAAAATGGACCGAAGCAAAATATCGCGCTAAAATTATTGGTCACAATGAACTCAATGTTATCGAAGAAGAACCTACCTGGAAGAAATATGCCGAACAATTCAAAAATCCACTCATTTTATTACTATTGGGTTCGGCGGCCGTGTCGGTATTTATGAAACAGTTCGATGATGCTGTTAGCATAACAATCGCCATTATAATAGTGGTAACAGTAGCTTTTATACAAGAGTATAGATCAGAGAAGAGTTTAGAGGAATTAAAGAAATTAGTACCACCCGAGTGTCATTGTTTGAGAGAGGGAAGGCTGGAAACATTTCTGGCACGTGAACTGGTGCCGGGAGATGTGGTGTATTTGAATGTGGGTGATCGAGTACCGGCCGATGTAAGACTGTTCGAtgctattgacttgtctatagatgAATCCAGTTTTACGGGTGAAACTGAACCGGCTAGAAAATGTACGGATTTGTTATTGAATAATACAGGGAATAAAGATCATacgaatatgaaaaatatagcATTTATGGGTACATTAGTGCGCTGCGGCAATGGCAAGGGTATTGTAGTGAGTACCGGCGAAAGAAGTGAATTTGGTGAAGTATTCAAAATGATGCAAGCCGAAGAGGCACCCAAGACACCTTTACAAAAGTCCATGGATATTTTGGGAGCTCAGCTAAGTTTCTACTCTTTTCTTATTATTGGTGTTATAATGCTATTGGGTTGGTTGCAGGGTAAACCCTTAAcggaaatgtttaatatatccGTTTCCCTAGCAGTGGCAGCTATACCTGAGGGTTTACCCATAGTGGTGACGGTAACCTTAGCCTTAGGGGTTATGCGCATGGCTAAACGTAATGCTATTGTTAAAAAACTACCCACGGTAGAGACTTTGGGTTGTGTTAATGTTATCTGCTCGGATAAGACAGGTACATTGACCAAAAATGAAATGACAGTGACTGTAATCATAACCTCCGATGCCTATATGGCAGATGTTACAGGAGCCGGCTATAATGATCAGGGTGAAATACATATACGCAATTGTAATAACATCGAAATGGCTAAAGCTAATATAACGAATCTCTTGGAAATTGGAGCTGTTTGTAATAATGCCTATATACAAAATGGCACTCTGCTGGGACAACCTACCGAAGGTGCTCTCATTGCAGCTGCCATGAAAAATGGCATGTATGCTACGGCTGAAAACTATGTACGCATACAGGAATATCCCTTCTCATCCGATCAGAAAATGATGGCCGTTAAATGTATACATaagtacaataacaataaagaaGAAATCTATTTTGCTAAAGGTGCTCTAGATTATCTTCTGCCGCAGTGTACCAAATATCAATTTGGCACACAAACTATGCCTTTGACTAAACAAAATGAAGCGGAATTTTTAGCGGAAGCTTATGAAATCGGACGTAAAGGTTTAAGAGTTTTAGCTTTGGCTAAGGGAAAAAATTTACAGGATCTTATCTATTGCGGTTTAGTGGGCATAACAGATCCACCAAGACCTTTGGTAAGGGAGTCTATAGAGCTGTTAATGCAAAGTGGAGTGCGAGTGAAAATGGTGACTGGAGATGCTCAAGAGACAGCAATGGCAATTGGTGAGTgaataaatttatgtaattattttgaaaagagTACTTTTAAGCACTTTTTGTAATAGTACTTTTCTGACAAATGTTTGACTTTGTGGGGGCTTCTACATAAAACTTCAAATTATCCTTTTTCCATTCCTCCTTTTTAGGTTTCATTCTTATTTATATCTATTTGTTCTTTCTGTTGTCCTTTGTGCTGTTTCTTTGCGAATTGTTGCTTTTGACTTTGTATGTAAATTTCCGAAAAAAACGCTGCAACGAACATGACATGTAACTTGATTGTTAAACATGTTGAAAATGTTCAAAAGTTGAcataaacgaaaaagtactttttcatgTACACTTTCCACagtcaaaaaacaaaatgtcgGTCGAGGCCGACCacttaataccctacaccttttacaaaaataatatgtgaTTTTGtagccataataaagcatttaaattggattgtaccttgcctcagatatatacacttaagccgtttattgttgaataaaattgtagacatttaagtgaaattttgatggggactTTTCGTAGGAGCtggggtcatatgaggacctattattatggaattcgtgagggtcatcaagtctagtatagcaCTTGGTTTTGccgctttttgtcgagatatgagtatattaaacataattatgaacttaaaagccttattcgacgggttcagttatatgggggctaggtgaaataatggaccgatgttaactattttcaacaggcttcgtctagggtaccatagaatatcatgtgccaattttcatggaattatctccaaaatttcgAAATGTAGtatgattacaaggtttacaagtcctattcggcgggttcagttgtatgggggctaggtgaaataatggaccgatgtaaaccattttcaacaggcttcgtccatagaatatcatgtgccaattttcatggaattatctccaaaatttcgAACTGTAGtatgattacaaggtttacaagttctattcggcgggttcagttgtatgggggctaggtgaaataatggaccgatgtaaaccattttcaacaggcttcgtccatAGAAGGTCATGTGCCAAATTCCATTCaaatatctccaaaattgcgacctgtagattgattacaagactacaagccctattcggggctacagttgtatggaggccaggtggaataatggaccgatcttaactattttcaacagGTTTCTTCTACGGTATCATAAAATATCATATGCCAAATTCCATtcaattatctccaaaattgcgacctgtagtttgattacaaagctacaagccctattcgggggtacagttgtatggggaccaggtgaaataatgaatcgatcttaaatattttcaacaggcttcgtccctgggacaatagagtatcaagtaccaaattttattgaattatcttcaaaattgcaacctgtagtttgatttgaatgtttacaagccctattcgggggttcagtagtatggggactaggtggaATAATGTTCCGATCTTAACCATATAGGCTTCGTTCCtgtgacaatagaagatcatgtaccaaatttcattgaattatcttcaaaattgcgacctgtagtttgattacaagttttacatggacggacggacaaagctaaatcgacttagaaaatgattctgagccgattggtatacttttaaggtgtgtataggaccaatattattgtacgttacaaacatcagcacaaatacaatataccctccccacttaagtagtgtagggtataaaaaagagaaaactttCTATTCAACCTTCCATCTAAAAACCAAATTCTATTCTTATCTTTTAACATGTAATGAACATCagattgttgatttttttcgggagttttgttaaaaaagaactACTTCTCTTATGGTTCAAGGGTATAaggatttataaatttttcatctATGCCACCACAAAGATTTATTACTCCCTAGAAAGCTTaagttaaatatacaattttaaactaaaactgctaaattttgcaaaaaaaaaatagaaaagaaaaaaacttaaaatgtgtAGGAGTTTTGCAAAAGGACTGGCTACTCGACGAATACAATTTAGTAGAAATGCAAAAAAGCtaagagaaattttgtaaaatatctatttgatatgctgctgatgttgtttgGTTGAATACAACTGACATGAAGTGAAGTTGCACTTCAAATAAATTTCTCGTTTGTATgtttaaacagacagacggacggaggGACAGACAGACTTCAAGCTGCAGGCTAAAGTTGAATGTTAAAGGATATAATTCATTTTGTCTGGGTAACTAAGTGTTTTTTAGTTGCAACCATATACATTTTTGCCACTTGGTTGTACAAACATATACCTAcatagaaagagagagagagagaggaagaGGAAAAGAGGAATAAATGATGGCCACATGAATACAAACAAAACTTTGCCGGAAATGCAAAAGCCAGTCAATATATAGTGGGTGGTTAAACTAACAGTTTAAGCAAGATGTTTTATCCCTATAACACACACCAACCATAACCTTTATAAACCAGTATGTCCTGTCAGTAAAGTATAAGTAACTCAGTGGTTAATTATTTCTGCGAACGAAACTCCATAAAGACCAATACCTCTAGAATTATAATGCTTATGTTCCATAAACCTTTCTCTATCATATTCCTTATCTTGcagtaatataaattttttttaccacTACAATTTAATAATTGCTATATTGGTGTAACCCAAAAAGGTaataaatgttctataaaatggtaaaaaatattaaagttgatACATAATAATAACTGTTTTTATCAGACTGGAACAGCAAGCAAACAGCAATATCATTCTGATCCTCGTCTGTCCTTGTTATTACAATATGTACAAATTCAATgagttgaaaaaatatataaggatACTTTTCATTTTCTCTACTTGGTTATGGGTGAAATTGTAATTATGATATGGTtagcaaatacaaaaaaaaaataatgcaaaaggGAAccgaaaaaatcatataaaattgaTATGAGAAATCAAGCATTTacaataaaacataatattaaaaaaaaagattaaagaaataaattgtttgtaaatgttgaaggaaaaattattgaaaagttttaaggaattaaattttatgaaaattttgatgaaattttgttcagCCAGATGGTGACTTCTAGAGGGAGTTCTTCTTTAACAAACTTAGAGATTATTTCTATTGATTAGTTACAGCTGTATTTATTGTACTACATTAGGACTAATCATAGCTCAAACTAAAGCCTCACATAGGATTATTTTGAAGCTCTACTCAGAGCTCCACATTAGCTTCAATCATGGCTCAAGATCAGCGAAACGTACTTAGTGCACTACATTAGGATTAATTATAGCTTAAACTAAGGCCTTCCATACGATTCATTTGAAGCTCTATTCAGAGTCCTACATTAGCTGGAAAACACAGTTTGAATTATAGCTGCACATAAGCTTCAATCGTGGCTCTAGATCAATGATCAAATGGTGTAATTTTGTACAGGCAATCAAAGTTTTTAAAGGATGACTTTTAGAGAGGTTTTCCTAAAAAAACCCTTAAGCTTATTTCTATCAGTAAGTTACCGTTTAAGCTGTACTTAGTGTACAACATAAGGACTAATAGTTTCAATCATGGCTCTAGACCACCGAAACGTAAATGTTGAAATTATATTCAAGCAAACATAGTTTTAAAAGGATGATGAGTGGTTTTCTTTAAACAAGATAAGGATTATGTCTATCAATTAGTTACAACTTAAGCTTAACTTAATCTTTACTTTGGGCATTAATCATAGCCCAAACTAAAGTCTCACATATGATTAAAATAAAGCTCTACATTATGACTAATCATAGCTAAAACTCACATACGATTAATTTAAAGCTCTACTCAGAGTCCTACATTAGCTTGAAAGCTCCACATTAGCATCAATCATGTCTTAAGATTAACAAAACGTAATGACAATTCAAATGAGCTGTCTTGTATTATCTGATCTAAGTTGCTCTAGACGTAGCTTCAAATTTAGACCAAGATTCAATTCAAATTATAGCTTTAATTATGGTAATAGGTCAGCATTAATTTCAAGTCTAGTAGCTCCAAAGCTTTTATCGTCGTCTTGAACAGAAGCTCTAAAACAGCCTCAGTTGAGCTTCAATTGTAACTCTAATTAGAGTCCTAGTTAAGCTTTAgtcttagttctagttcagtttaaatgTAACTCCAAATATGGTTTTGTTTAGCTTCAATCGTAACTCTTATTAGAGTCCTAGTTTAGCTTTAATCGTAATTCTACTTTAGTTAAAATGTAGCTCCAAATACGGTTCAATTTTGCTTTctattatagtttagtttttatcgCCGTTTTTAACAGAAGCTTTCAAACAAATCCTAGTTAAGCTTTATTCCTCTCTTCAAATATATTCTTAGTTTAGTCTCAGTTTAGCTTTAAGCGAAGCCCTAATTAGAGTCCTACTTTAGCTTTAGACGTAATTCTAGTTCCTTTGAAATGTCACTTCAAATGtggtttaaattttaacttatattATAGGTTCATAGTATAATTTAAGCTTTTATCATCGTTTTGATCAGAAGCTCTAAAACATATCCTAGTTAAGCTTTACTCCTCTCTTTTAAATAGAGTCCTAGGTTAGTCTCATTTGAGCTTCAATTGTAACTCTTATTAGAGTCCTAGTTAAGCTTAAGCCTAGTTCAGTTTAAATATAACTCCAAATATGGTTTAGTTTAGCTTCAATCGTAACTCTTATTAGAGTCCTAGTTTAGCCGTAGTCGTAATTCTACTATAGTTGAAATGTAGTCCCAAATAGGGTTCAATTTTGTCTTCTATTGAAGATCTATCGTATAAGTTTAGCTTTAATGTAACATAGCTTTAATCGTAACTCTTAAGTAGTATGCTACTCCAGCAAAGTTTCAAATGTAATCTATGTAAAGCTCTAGTTTCGTTTTAAACGTATTCTAAACTATAAACCAAAATAAGCTCTAGTTTGAAAAAAGCCAACTTAGTAAATATAAAAGCTCTAAATAAAGTTTAAGTAAAGCTTAAAACGTTGATCTAAATACAGTTttaactaaagattagacttAAATATATAGGGTCTTTGTAGGTAGCTATAAGCACAGCTTAGTTTTAGtcctaggttaggttaggttgtgCAGACTGCTTACAGACACGAGTAAGTCTTACTTTGGTCCTTTAAGGTCCCTTTAGTCCTAACTCTTGATATAGTCCTAATATACTTATTTAATTGATAGTAAAGCCTTTTGTAGTCCTTTGATAGCTTAAATTAAAGCTCTGTATACGTAATCaccaaaattctatttaaaattatcataacaatttaaaaattcaaatgaaaacttgctattttttctttacaattaaaCTGCTTACATA
Proteins encoded:
- the LOC111683374 gene encoding calcium-transporting ATPase type 2C member 1 produces the protein MLLTTAESSTFSASEVAGRLQVDVRSGLKWTEAKYRAKIIGHNELNVIEEEPTWKKYAEQFKNPLILLLLGSAAVSVFMKQFDDAVSITIAIIIVVTVAFIQEYRSEKSLEELKKLVPPECHCLREGRLETFLARELVPGDVVYLNVGDRVPADVRLFDAIDLSIDESSFTGETEPARKCTDLLLNNTGNKDHTNMKNIAFMGTLVRCGNGKGIVVSTGERSEFGEVFKMMQAEEAPKTPLQKSMDILGAQLSFYSFLIIGVIMLLGWLQGKPLTEMFNISVSLAVAAIPEGLPIVVTVTLALGVMRMAKRNAIVKKLPTVETLGCVNVICSDKTGTLTKNEMTVTVIITSDAYMADVTGAGYNDQGEIHIRNCNNIEMAKANITNLLEIGAVCNNAYIQNGTLLGQPTEGALIAAAMKNGMYATAENYVRIQEYPFSSDQKMMAVKCIHKYNNNKEEIYFAKGALDYLLPQCTKYQFGTQTMPLTKQNEAEFLAEAYEIGRKGLRVLALAKGKNLQDLIYCGLVGITDPPRPLVRESIELLMQSGVRVKMVTGDAQETAMAIGE